The Sphingobacterium lactis sequence TAATCCAATTTAATGGTGTACGGATAACTGTTCTGCTTGGGATCATAGTGCTTTAAACGGCTGCTGGAAAACATGGTCACCTCATCCGATGCGCTATAATCTTTAAAGTCCTTCATGGTAAATTTCTTGATCAGCTTTCCATCACCATCATAGATTTCCCCTTTGATACTTTTGATCTGCCGAGATTTATCATAGCCGAACACCTGATCCGCATAGGCATCACCTTTGGCGTTGTGAATGGTCATAATTTGAGTCCCTGTTTGGGTCATATCATCAGGGCCTTTGATAACATAGGTTCGGATGTCCTCCCGAATAGTTGCAGCAGCGTGGCTGCGCAATTCCTTTGGAATGCTGGACGCTTCATATTGTGCGGACGCCTGTTGTGCTACGGAAAGAAATAAACAGGCAATAAGGATAAACTTCTTCATGCTATTGCTTTGCAAATTGAAAATCTTTCTGTTGTTGTTGAATGATCCGGGCGTATAGCTCCTTCAGGAAAAAATATTCATCGGAAGTGTAGATGGCCTTGTTCATGGATATCTGCTGTTGGATCATCAGGTTATTGCCTTCTATGGCCGATTTAAATGTATATTTAGCGGCTTGTTCCGGCAGCGTCATGGAAATATCCTTCGGTTTATCTTTAAGGACATAACCATTTGGCAGGGTGAAATTAAAGTTATACAGCTCGCTTTCCTCTGCACCGAGATCCACAGGGTAATTCCGCTGTTCCAAGGTAAATGGATTCTTGGTTATACGATTGTAAATCATGGGATTCAACACATACCGAAGGTCATTAAAGTTATCCCGAAGGTCTATTTCAAAGGTTAATTCCTCAAACAGACTTTTTTCAAGGTTGTTCAGGTTGTCGACTTTCGATTTTTTTATCCGGAAATTACCCGAATTCTCCATCAGTTTCTCTTCGTATTCTTCCAATGAAGGGTATTCGTCAATCGTATTTCTTTTCGCTAGCGCTTTTAAACCTGTACTTTGAATTCGTAGGGTTCCAGTGATTTTGCCCGTGCTATCCAGAACAGCGAGTACATTGTAGATGTTTTTTGAAGGTGTGGTATTGACCAGGTCCACCCAATCTGATTTTCCCTTGGAATAGATCACCCGTCCCTTATAATTAATGGACTCTAGGGAAAGTTCTCCGAATGGCAGCATGTTGACAGATGCATCCAATAGGTAATCCTTGCCATCGATCTTGACCATGCATAGCACGCCGTTAAAATCAGTGAGGACCGGGTAAAGTAATCCCGGTATACCTGTTGTGCGGTGTGAAAAAATGACTGGATAGGCCTCGATGTCTGCAGCATTCATGGCTGCAACCAAGGCAAGGTTGATATCAGCGATGTTCCCTTTTTTCTCCGCTAAAGCTTTTTTGATTCCTTTTTCAGCGTATTTTCCACCTACTTCATTCCAAGCAATATGATCCTGGATATAATAATAGATATTCTTTGCTTTGGCCAGATTGGTCGTTGCCGAATCGACCATCGTAGGTAAAAGTTCCTTAAATGCTCCCTTATTTTTTATCTGCCCACCAAAATCCTTATCAGCCATCAACTCTTCATCGATATTGGCCCACGTTTTTGCAAAATTGGTCACACCGCCGGCTGGTCGGGTATACGAACGCAATTCAA is a genomic window containing:
- a CDS encoding DUF3857 domain-containing protein, which translates into the protein MKSIYLILAMLMACAMGNAQENPLPKIHIRNFTDDLKKTDTTAHAIVLFEHGRTELQYVEGDEQLMIVHVKHVRIKILDKEGFDEANVKLRLYKSGNEEEYIKELKGRTLNYENGQVQETEMKREAVFNEKASQYANELKFTLPNIKENSIIEYSYRLYSPFIRNFRTWYFQSNLPKLHSEYVAVIPATFDYNVSMKGYYGLTEQKDEILREHFLYGGNRQDCSKLIYIMKDIPAFKDEGFMLAPINYISSINFELRSYTRPAGGVTNFAKTWANIDEELMADKDFGGQIKNKGAFKELLPTMVDSATTNLAKAKNIYYYIQDHIAWNEVGGKYAEKGIKKALAEKKGNIADINLALVAAMNAADIEAYPVIFSHRTTGIPGLLYPVLTDFNGVLCMVKIDGKDYLLDASVNMLPFGELSLESINYKGRVIYSKGKSDWVDLVNTTPSKNIYNVLAVLDSTGKITGTLRIQSTGLKALAKRNTIDEYPSLEEYEEKLMENSGNFRIKKSKVDNLNNLEKSLFEELTFEIDLRDNFNDLRYVLNPMIYNRITKNPFTLEQRNYPVDLGAEESELYNFNFTLPNGYVLKDKPKDISMTLPEQAAKYTFKSAIEGNNLMIQQQISMNKAIYTSDEYFFLKELYARIIQQQQKDFQFAKQ